The Thermosipho affectus DNA window AAAAAAGTGATAAATGGAGGGGAAAATATTAGGAGAAATTGGAATGTAATCTTTATAGTGCTTTTGATAGCTGTTTTTGCATTCTTTTTTAATTTTAATTCAGCAAAAAAGATATATATAAAAGGTGATAAATATTATGTATCAAAATTTCTAGATTTTTTGAATAAAAATGGTTTAAAATATACTTTGGTAGACGAGGAAAATGCAGGCTTTATTATTGATTTAGATAACCTGGAAGTGGTTAATAACGATGGATTGGAATTTAACATAAGGTATAGTGATGAATTAATCAATAAAGTTTTGAAAAAGCTGTTTGAAGATGATTGTAAATATTTAATTTTGAATAACAACTTTTACCATGAAAATGCGTATTTTTACAAACACTTTACATTTGAAACAACTTGTGGTATAACTGTAATGGTGTTACCAGTGGAGTATGGGAGTTTGGAAATGTTTGTATTCCGAACTATTTTGAACATTATAAACAGAAATTATGTTTCATTTGAAAATGGGTATCTTGTTACAAGTATGAATTTATATAAAGTCAGTAGAGAAAGGAAGCTAATTGGTATATATGATCCGATTTTGGATACTATGGAAATAATAGCCGATGAAAAAAACTAGTTAAGAGAGGTGAAAACTTTTGGAACCTATATTATCCGTTAGAAACCTAAGTACATGGTTTTATATGGAAGAGGGTGTTGTTAAAGCTGTTAACGATGTTTCGTTTGATTTACATGAGGATGAGGTTGTTGGAATTGTTGGAGAAACAGGTTCGGGAAAGAGTGTTACAGTAAAATCTATTATGAGGCTTATCCATAAGCCAGGGAAAATTGTTGGTGGTGAAATTATTTATAGAGGTAGGGGGAAAGAAGAAGATATTTTAAAGTTGTCTGTAGAAGAGATGTCCAAAATTAGAGGAAAAGAGATTAGTATGGTTTTCCAAGATCCACTTACCTCGTTAAATCCTCTATATACAATAGGTGATCAATTAACAGAAACGATAATTAGGCACCAAAATGTTGACAGAAGGACTGCGTGGGAAATCGGAATTGAAATGCTTAAAAAAGTTCAAATTCCCGAAGCAGAGAAGAGAATGGTTGCATATCCATTTGAATTTAGTGGTGGTATGAGGCAACGTGCAATTATTGCTATTGCACTTTCGTGTAATCCAAAAGTTTTAATTGCAGATGAGCCAACAACTGCTTTAGATGTTACAATTCAAGCACAGATTCTTGATTTGATGAAAGATTTGCAAAAGGAATTTAAAACAGGACTGCTGTTTATAACGCATGATTTGGGAGTTATTGCTTCTATGGCTGATAGAATAATTGTTATGTATGGAAGTAGGCAAATGGAAATAGCTTCTGCAGAAGATATATTCTACAAGCCAACACATCCATATACGCATATGTTGTTGCGTGCTATTCCAAGGCTTGATATGAAACAGGATAGATTAGAAGCAATTCCGGGGCAACCTCCGAGAATGATAGATGTACCTAATGTTTGTCCATTTGCACCAAGGTGTCCAAGGCGTTTGGATAAATGTTCTAAAGAACTTCCAGAGCTTACAGAAATTGAACCAGGACACTTTGTGAGATGTTTCAATCCCGTTCTAGATAGGAAAGAATCGGAGGCGATGAGGAATGAATGAAGTAATAAAAAATGACCCCATAATAAAAGTGGAGAATTTGAAAAAATATTTCCCCATTTCAAAAGGTTTCTTGGTAAAGAAACACGTGGGAGATGTGAAAGCGGTTGATGATGTTTCGTTTGAAGTGAAAAAGAAGGAAACATTTGCGTTAGTGGGAGAATCAGGTTGTGGTAAGACAACTACCGCAAGGACAATGCTTAGATTGATTAATCCAACGGGTGGAAAAATAAAGGTGTTTGGAAAAGATATTTCAAATCTTAGCAGAAAAGAGTTGCTTCCATTTAGAAGAAAAATGCAAATAGTTTTTCAAAACCCAATAGGTTCACTAAATCCAAGAATGACAATAGGACAAATTTTGACGGAACCCTTATTATTTCACAAGATAGTATCTGATAAAAAAGAAGCCTATGATAGAGCTGTGGAAATCTTAAGAATGGTGGGATTAAAGCCATATCATATGGATAGGTATCCTCACCAGTTTAGTGGAGGACAAAAACAAAGAATAGCTATTGCAAGGGCTTTATCAGTTGATCCGGAAATTATATTTTTAGATGAGCCAACTTCTGCATTAGATGTTTCAGTTCAAGCACAGATAATTAATTTGTTTTTGAAATTCCAGGAAGAGCTTAATCTTACTTATGTTTTTATTTCTCATGATTTATCACTTGTAAGATTTATAAGCGATAAGGTTGCCGTTATGTATTTGGGGAAAATTGTTGAAATGGGTGATGTTGATGAAGTATTCGAAAATCCAATTCACCCATATACAAAGGCTTTATTATCTGCATCTCCGATACCTGATCCAAAGGTTGAGAAAAATAGAAAAAGGATAATTTTAAGTGGAAATGTCCCAAGTCCGATTGCAAGACCGAGTGGATGTTTCTTCCATCCGAGATGTCCATATAAAACGGAAAAATGTGAAAAAGAATATCCAAATATGTATAAAATTTCTGAAAATCACCAGGTATCATGTTACCTGGTAGAAAACGAGGGGGTGTGAGTTTATGAAGAAGCTCGCAGTATTTTTGGTGGTATTGGCAGTGGTGTTTTCATTTGCTGCTCAACTTCCTTATATAGGTGCTGATGCAAACGGTAAGCCAGGTGGACAGTTTGTCTTGGGAACACTGAGTGGGCCAAAGACCGTTAATGATGTTACCGCAAAAGAAACAAGTTCTACAGATGTTATTGAGATGTTTATGAGTTATGGTGGAACACTTATTGAAAGACATGGTGTAGATATGAAATTTTATCCTGCAATTGCTGAAAGTTGGGAAGGACCCAGGTTGACAGCAGATGGTGGTATGGAAGTTATTTGGCATATTAGAAAAGGGGTAAAATTTAGCGATGGTCAACCACTTACAGCTGATGATATTGTCTTTACATTAAACGAAATTTATACAAATCCTGATATTCCAAGTTCAATGCAAGATGTTTTGAAAAGTACAAATGGTTATTTGCCAAAAGCAGAAAAAATTGATGATTATACTGTAAGAATGTACTACCCTGAACCATTTAGGCTTGCATTTAGATACTTAGGTGGAATGTATATTTTCCCAAAACACATTGCAGAAGAATATGTAAAAAATGGAAACTTCCAAGAATTTTGGACAGTTGATTCAATTAACAAAGGGGAAGTTGTAGGGCTTGGTCCATATATTCCCGTGGAATATGTTCCCGATCAATACATAAAGTTTGTAAAAAATCCATATTACTGGAAAAAGGATGCTAATGGAAATCCTCTTCCGTACTTTGATGAGGTAATTTATAAGATAATTTCCAACCAAGATGCAATGAGACTTGCGTTTGAAAATGGTGAAATAGATGTTTATGGACCCAGAGGAACAGAATTTGCAGAATTAAAGGAAAAAGAAAAAGAGCTTAACATAGTAGTGACAACAGCAGGACCAGCATTTGGAACATTGTTTATTACATTTAATTGGAATACACCAGATCCAATCAAGAGAAAATGGTTTAGAAACGAGTACTTCAGAAAAGCAGTAGCATATGCAATAGATAAGGAATCTATAATTGATACTCTTTACAACGGACTTGCTATTCCACAATGGTCACCTGTATCCATGAGTTCTCCATATTACAACGAAGATGTTGTAACAAAATACGAATTTGATCTTGATCTTGCAAGGGCTATGCTTGAAATGGGTGGATTTACATGGGATGAAAATGGTCAACTTATCGACGAAAACGGAAATCCTGTGAAGTTTTTACTCACAACTAATGCAGGAAATAGAGTTAGAGAAGGAGCGGCAAATATAATTCAAGATGCATTGAAAAAATTAGGTATGGATGTTACATTTACACCAATTGATTTCAATACATTGGTACAAAAATTATTAAATACAGGTGATTGGGAGTCAATAATTATAGGATTAACAGGTAATGACGAACCGCAAGGTGGTGCAAATGTATGGAAAGTAGATGCAGGATTGCATTTCTGGAATTACTCACCAGATACTGCAGAATATGTAGATAAAAATGATTATTATTTACCAGATTGGGAACTTGAAATTGATAAGATTTTCAAAGAAAATGTGGCAATTTTGGATGAAAATATTGTAAAGGATTACTTTGCAAGATTCCAACAATTGGTATCCGAGCATTTACCATTGATTTATACTGTAAACCAATTAAGGATGTACGCATATAGAGCAAACTTGAGAAATGTTAAGATAGGACCACTTGGTGGAACAACCTGGAATATTTATGAAGAATGGAGAGAACAATAATATTTTATAGCAGCAGGCGCGTCCTGCGCCTGCTTTCTTATTAAAATTCAAAGAGAGGTGACTGAGATTGCTAAGGTATATAGCACGTAGATTAATTATATTGATTCCAGAACTTTTTATAATTTCTTTGTTGGTTTTTTTGATAATGCAAGCAGCACCTGGGGATTTTTTAGATCAATACAGGCTTGATCCATCTGTGTCTAAAGAATTTATTAAATCTCTCGAGGAACAGTATGGTCTTAATAAGCCTATTTTGACTCAATATTTTTTGTGGTTGAAAGGATTATTTAAAGGAGATTTTGGATATTCATTTTATTATAGAAGACCTGTTATGGATTTGATTGGAGAAAGGGTTTTAGCCACGTTGATATTGTCGTTATATTCTTTTGTTATTTCGTGGATTGTGGGTATTATATTGGGAATTGTTTCAGCTTTAAAGAAATACTCTTTTTGGGATAAGTTTTTGACAATAATAGCATTTACTGGAATTGCGATACCTGGTTTCTTTTTAGCGCTTTTGTTGCTTTATATGGCAGCAAAGACTGGGTGGTTCCCAGTAGCAGGTATGTACGATGTTAATCATGGGAAAATGACTGTTTGGGAAGGTTTTAAAGATATTTTCTGGCATATGCAGCTTCCAGCGTTTACCTTAACATTTGGTGGTTTCGCAGGATTAATGAGGTATATGAGGGGTAGTTTACTTGATGTTTTAAACGAAGATTATGTTGAATTTGCAAGGGCGAAAGGTATGCCTGAACGCGTAGTTATCTTTAAACACGCAGTTAGGAATGCAATAAATCCTTTGATAACGATGTTTGGTTTTAGTTTATCTGGACTCCTTGGAGGAGCCGTAATTACGGAAACGATCTTTTCGTGGCCAGGACTTGGAAGATTAGTTTATCAAGCATTGCAACAACAAGATATGTACGTTGTTATGGCAAGTACGGTAATAAGTGTTATTATGTTGATCATAGGTAATTTGGTTGGTGATATTTTATTAGCAGCAGTTGATCCAAGAATTAGGTTGGAATAGGAGGTAGTAGTTAATGGCGAAAAAAGAAGAAATAAAGAAGAAAAATAATAATGAAAATATAGATTTTGAGGAAGTGTATCTTACAAGAGGTCAATTAATGTGGCGAGCTTTTAAAAAGAACAAACTTGCGATGGTAGGATTATGGACATTAATTGTTTTATATGTTATGATGTTTGCAGCTGATTTCTTGTCACCGTATAATCCTTTTGAGCAAAGTCTGAAACATTCATATGCACCTCCAACAGATGTTTCTTCTGTGTATAAAGTGGGAGATTTTGAGAAAAAAGTGGGTTTATATGTTTTACCATATATAAGTTATGTTGATAAATTGGATTATACGAGAAAGACTAGAGAATTGATTTTTCCAAGTAGGATAACATTTGAGTATAAAGGCGAATTAATCACGTTGGTGTTAAATAATGCAAAATATTTGCCAAGGGATAACTTTGGAGGTAAAGTTATAAAGGTTAATGATCTAGAATTTACTTTAAAAAGAGAAGAGTATGCGTTTGTAAATGGCGAATGGAAAAAGGTTGCATCCTCAAGTGAAAAAACTGATTATTTTGTAAGAGGTATTAACGATGATGTGTTATTAAAAGGTGAAGCGTTTTTAGAGAACAATAGTTCAACAGCAAAGAGTGTTTTATTTGGAAAATATGGTTTTAAATTAGGTGTTTTAAATGAAAAAGAAATTGACAAGGTAGGATTAAAGTACACGATTAATTATATTAAATACGAGGATGAAAATGGAAAAAAACATATATTGTTTGGAAAAAATTTAAAAATAAAAGATTATGATTATAAATATTATCCTGTAAAGTGGTTTGTAAAAAGTTGGGGACCGAAGAGAAAAGACTATGGAAGAGTTGGTTATGTCTTTTGGATAATACCGCTGAAATATCATTTATATGGCGTAGATAATTATGATAATAATGAATTTGTAAGATTATATATAATGGGTTCTGATGAATTTGGAAGAGATGTTTGGTCAAGGTTAATTTTTGCATCGAGAATATCGCTTTCAATAGGTTTTATAGGATTAGCTATTACGTTGACATTATCCTTATTCTTTGGCGGAATCGCAGGTTATTATGGTGGGGTTGCCGATGAGTTATTGATGAGATTTACAGAGATTATAATGGCAATTCCAGGATTTTATTTATTGATTTTGCTAAGGTCATTGTTGCCAATGGATATCCCATCTTCTCAAGTTTACATTTTGCTTGTATTTATTTTGTCGTTTATTGGATGGGCGGGACGTGCAAGGATTATTAGAGGAATGGTATTATCGATAAAGAGAAATGAATTTGTTGAAGCAGCCTATGCACTTGGGTATCCCGATTCAAAGATTTTGTGGAAGCATGTTATCCCCAATACAATGACGTATATGATAGTGACTTCGACTCTTGCAATTCCAGGTTATATCTTGGGTGAAGCAGGATTGTCATTCCTTGGACTTGGAATTAGGGAACCGTCTGCATCGTGGGGATTGATGATGGCAAGAGCACAAGATATATACGTATTACAAAATGCCCCATGGCTTTTGATACCAGGTATATTTATATTTGTGACTGTTTTAGCTTTCAATTTCGTTGGTGATGGATTAAGAGATGCGTTTGATCCAAGGGCACTAGGATAAAAAGTTTTTCTTAGTTTTTTAAATAAGAAACACCCCCGAAGTGATAAAGTAAACCAACACTAGGGGGTGTTTCTTTTTGGAAAAAGAAATGGTGAAAAATGGTGAAAGCTTGATAAAAATAGTGTTTATAAATATTATCGCATTTAAAAGCAAATAATGTGGTATTAGAGGTAAAATCACCTCAATATAATAAAAGCAGGGAATTTCCCTGCTTTTTATGGCGGAGGCGGTGGGACTCGAACCCACACGGGGGTGTAACCCCCACCGGTTTTCAAGACCGGCCCCTTAGCCAATTCGGAACACGCCTCCACTGAACATTATAACATATGTTTGGAAAAATTCAAGAGTATTTTTTCGAATTTTCTGAGAATTTTTGTTACAAAAAATTCGTGGTTTGTATCTATTGGATTTACTTTTATTAAATATGCTTTTATAAAAAGGCCAAATAACATATCGGTAAATATTTGATCACCAATCATTGCAAATTTAAAATTATTTTTCTTTCCATAATTGCTTACTATATATTTTTTAAATTTAAATGGCAAAGGTTTTTTTGCAAGCCATATGGTTTCTATATCGTAATTTATGGGTCTAGGTTTTCCGTTGGATAAGATTAAGATTTTGGCATTTTTCTTTTTCAAAAATTCAAATATTTCAATAATTTTGTTGGGAATCTCTTTTTCTTTCCAAGTGTTTATTGTGTTATCAAAATCGAATATAAAAAAATTAAATCCTTTATCAAGAAGTTTGTTAAAATCTATGTCGGTAACCTTTTTTAAAATTTCCATTTTAAACCTCCATTAGAAATGTTCTGAAAGACCCAAACCTACAAAAAGCTTTTGTTTAGCGTAGTTAAAAATTATAAATAGATCATCTTTCCACTTTTTTCTTGGATCGGGTGGTGGAACAATATATTTGAATGAAATGTAAAGTGAATTTTCAAGAAAATAGCTATTAGAATTAAAAGGATATGTTAATAATAAAGATATAAGATATCTATTTTGGTTAAGTGAAGCTTTTATTCCTCCTTCAATTAAAGGAAAATCAATACTTTTTGTATTATAAATGAATAAAGTAGGTGAAATTGAAAAGTTATTAATGTTTAAAAATAAGGCATCAAGATAAATTTTGTGTACAAAATTTCCTAGAGGATTAAAAATCCAAGTTATGTTAAAAAAATCCTCAGAATATCCGAGCAACATTTGATAGGAATCACCAAAACTCCAGCCAAGTCCGAAATCTATTGAAGTTGATAAAATAAATATTGATAGAAGTATAAAAAGAAAAGTTGAAATTTTTTTCATTTATAATCCCCCTTCAAAATTTCAAATTTTTCAAATTTTACTGATATACTTTCAGTACTTTTATCAGTAGTAAAAAGTATTTCTTTTAATTTATTGTTGTTGAATTTAACTAATATTTTTGTTGGTTCAAGACCCAAACGTTTTAAAAAAGTATAACCTGCAGGTATCAAGGATAAATTATCTCCTTTTTCAAATATAGTAAAAAGTGATGAAGACAAGAAACTTGAAGTAGTCATGATAATTTCGTATACAAGGTTTATATCGAAGTCAGAAATATTGGAAATTGTATAATTTTTGTATTTATAGTATGTTGCTGAATTTAATGTGTTTGCTTCAATATTTATATCTTTTAAGAACTCAGGAGACTTTATAAGGATATCAAAATGTTCGAGATTGAGTATTGTTGCTTCAAATGATATGTTATTCTTAAAATTTGTTCCATTTTTGTCTATTACATCAAAATTTACAGAAACATCCACAAAAAAATCTCTAAATCCCGATGTGTTTTCAACAAATTCAAAAATTCCAGAAAAAGATATTGAAATCAAAAAGAAAGTTATTAAAATAGTAATTTTTTTTATATAAATCACCTCATTTCTTCGTGTGATAACATAAGGTCTTTTAGTGATTTTGAAATAATTTTTAAATCAAATTCGTCAAATTCTTCCTTCTCATCAAGTAATTTTAAACTTTCATCCGACGAAAGTGTAGAAAATTCTTCAAGTCTTTCAATAGGAATTTCATCGGTGGTATTTTCAAATTTCATACTATTTAACTGTTCAATAAGAGAATTCTCAACTATATCTTTGTCTTCATTTGAGTTTGAGACGATTTCTTCGATTTCATCTATTTCTTCGAGTATCTCATTTATCTCTTCTTCAGAGGATTTTTCTTTTTCTTCTTCTTCTTTTACAACTTGTATATAGTCTTCTAATGTCTCATTATTTATTTCATCTTTTTCTTCTTTAATGTTGTTAGATTTTTCAACTTTGTTAATTGTGTCTTTTGATTCTGTTGATTTTTCAACAAGGGTATTTTCAACTGGTTTTTCTGGTTCTTTATCTAATTCTTGTTTGGATGTATCATCGAAGAATTCAGATAAGAATGAAAGATCTTTATTAATCAAATCTTCAAAATTAATTGTAGCCTTTGTGTTTTCAGGGAAAAGTTCTTCAGTATTTTCGACAATTATACTTGGAGTCTTTATAGGTTCAGGTTTTATTTCTTCTACAGCTACAGGATAAGTTTTTTTGGCTTTCCATACCCTAATTTCCATAAACAAAAGTATTGCAAAAGATAAAGAGAAAGTTATTAAGAAAAGAATAAGTTTGAAATTACTTTTATTATTTGTAGTATTTGTGGAAACTGGTACTTCTGTTGGATGGTATTTTTTTATCCAGTTACTCCACTCAGAAGTTTCAGTAGATTCTTTTTGTATCGAGCTTAGGAATTTACCTACAACAGGGTTATCTTTATAGTTTGAAAGATATGCCTTTGCTTTATCATAGTTTCCAATCATAAATGCACTGATTCCCGCCTTAAATTTCAAAGAATTATCGTATCCTTCTATTGAAGGATCAAGAACAAGAGCTTTTTCAAAGTACTCTAGTGCTTTTTTGTAGTTATCTTGCTGATAGGCATTTAACCCTGCTTGATAATATTCAATTGCTTCTTTTTGAAAACCAAAAATGGTCAATGCAAAAAATAAAATGAAAATTGCAGAGATTTTCTTCATTTTAACTCCCCTTTTGAGAATCTATTAAAGCAAGGAAGTCATCGTTTGATTTTGTTTCTTTTAGTTTATTGAGTATTAACTTTAACCCTTCTTCTTCATTCATAGAAGAAAGCATTTTTCTTAAAAGCCATATTTTTTTTATTTGTTCCATTGAGAGCAACAATTCTTCTTTTCTAGTACCAGATAATGTAATGTTTATTGCTGGAAAAATCCGTTTGTTAGCAAGTTGTCTTGAGAGTACAAGTTCCATATTTCCCGTTCCTTTGAATTCTTCAAATATTACTTCATCCATTTTAGACCCAGTTTCTATTAAAGAAGTTGCAATTATTGTCAAACTTCCTCCTTCTTTTATATTCCTGGCAGCACCAAAGAAGTGTTTAGGTTTGTATAGTGCAGCAGGGTCAACACCTCCACTTAATAGTTTCCCACTTGGTGGAACGTTAATATTATAAACTCTTGCAAGTCTTGTTAGACTGTCAAGTAATATTACAACATCGTGACCGTATTCAACAAGTCTTTTAGCCATTTCAAGTGTTAATTCTGCTTTTTTGATTTGTTTATCAGGTGGCATGTCAAAGGGTGCAGCAATAACTTTTGCGTTTACCGATTCCTTAATATCTGTTACTTCTTCAGGCCGTTCATCAATAAGCAGAACTATTCTAATGGTATCTGGATAATTTCTAGCAATCCCATTTGCGATTTCTTTTAAAATAGTTGTTTTACCAGCTTTAGGTGGTGCTACAATCATTCCCCTTTGACCTTTCCCAATAGGTGAAAAGAGATCAATTATTCTCGTTGAAAGTGTATCTTTATCTGTTTCCAGGATGTATTGGGTATCCGGGTAAGAAGGTGTTAGGTTTTCAAAATTAACTCTTTCATTTGCAAGTTCTGGATCTTTATAATTGATTGCTTCAATTTTAATCATAGCGAAAAATCTTTCATTTTCTTTTGGAGGACGAATAACTCCAGAAATTATATCTCCTGTGTTTAAATTGAATTTTCTTATTTGTGAATTAGAAATATATATATCTTTTGAACTTGGAAGCATACTTTCCATACTCCTTAAAAATCCAAAACCATCAGGGTGTACTTCCAGTACTCCTTCTCCAAAAAAGTAACCTTCAGATTGGGCTCTTGCTTCCAAAATGGCAAATATCAAATCTTGTTTGCGCATTGAGGTATATCTTGCAATATCGTATTCTTTTGCTAACTTATATAATTCTTTAATTGTCATCTTTTCCAAATCTTTTATGTTGAAGGTTTCAACATTCAATTATATCCCTCCTATTTTGTTCTAAAGAGTCTATCTCCTGCGTCGCCAAGTCCTGGGAGTATATAACCTTTAGAATTTAGCTTTTGGTCTAAAGAAGCAGTATATATAATGACATCTGGATGTTCCTTATTTATTTTTTCAGTACCTTCTGGTGAGGCAATTAATGTGACAAGTATAATGTTTTTGGCGCCGTTTTTCTTTAATATATCTAATGCTTTTACAGAAGATACACCTGTTGCAAGCATTGGATCAAGTACAAAGACGATAGAATTTTCAGTTATTTTTGGAAATTTTGCGTAATATTCCACGGCCTCTAAGGTTTTTGGATCCCTATATATCCCAATGTGGCCTACTGAAGCATTGGGTAGTAGTTGTAGTATACCATCAGACATACCCAAGCCTGCCCTTAAAATAGGTATTATTACCACATCTTTATCATTAATAAAATATCCTTTAGTTTTTTCAAGTGGTGTTTCTATTTCTGTTTCAAATATTTCTATATGTCTAGTGGCTTCATATGCTATTAGAAGTGTGATTTCTTTTAGAAGTTCTCTAAATTCTTTTGGGCCAGTATCTTTCCTTCTCATGAGAGTTAATTTATGTTTAATTAATGGATGTTCTACTACGTTAATTTTCATTTTGATTTCCTCCTTTTATTATATTTTCAATTTGTTCTAACATATCTACTCTCATTAGACGTGTTATAAAATCATCTAAATCTCCATCTAGCACTCCTTGTAAATTATAGGATGTATAATTTATCCTATGATCAGTTACCCTATTTTGTGGAAAATTATACGTTCTAATTTTTTCACTTCTTTCTCCTGAACCGATTTGTGATTTTCTATTTGAACTTATCTTTCTTGATTGTTCTTCTAGTTTTAATTTATAAAGCCTAGCCCTTAGAATGTTCATTGCTTGTTCTTTATTTTGGAGTTGAGAACGTTCTGATTGGCAAGTTACCACGATGCCGGTAGGTATATGTGTAATTCTTACAGCGGATTCAGTTTTGTTTACATATTGTCCCCCTGCCCCCGATGCCCTATAGGTGTCAATTCTTAAGTCGGTGGGATTTATCTCTATTTCTACATTTGAGACTTCTGGAAGAACGGCAACTGTAGCAGTAGAAGTATGTATCCTTCCGCCTGATTCTGTGGAAGGGACCCTTTGAACTCTATGTACACCACTTTCGTATTTTAATAAATTTCCAACATTTTTTCCTTTTATTTTAACAATGACCTCTTTATATCCACCTAAATCTGTTTGGTTTTCATCAATTATTTCCGCTTTAAATCCCTTTTTTTCAACGTACCTTAGATACATTCTAAGTAAATCAGCCGCAAAAAGTGCAGCTTCATCTCCACCAGTTCCAGCTCTAATTTCTAAAAATACATTTTTACCTGTGTATTCATTTTTTGGAAGTACTAATGTTATTAATTCTTGCATTATTTTTTCTTGGTCTTTGTCTAATTTTGCAATCTCAAGATCATACCCTTCAGGCATTTCTTCTTTCCATAGTTCTTTTTCTTCTTCAAACTCTATATATTTTTTTGAAAGTTCGACAATTTCTTTCATTTTAGAATATTTTTCCGAATACTCTTTGATTTCTTCCGGTGAAAGTTGTGAACTTAGTTTTTCTTCAAGATTTTTGAGTGTTTTCGTGCTCCATTCATTAATTTGTTTTACTATCTCAATGTTCTCCATCCTAGCTTTTTAGACACCTCCTCAACATTACGAGCATTTTCAAAAACAGTTTCTTTTGTAATTAATCCTTTTAAGAAAGCTTGAATAAGTGCATCGTCAAATAAAATATTACCTTGTTTTTGGCTT harbors:
- a CDS encoding ABC transporter ATP-binding protein, whose product is MEPILSVRNLSTWFYMEEGVVKAVNDVSFDLHEDEVVGIVGETGSGKSVTVKSIMRLIHKPGKIVGGEIIYRGRGKEEDILKLSVEEMSKIRGKEISMVFQDPLTSLNPLYTIGDQLTETIIRHQNVDRRTAWEIGIEMLKKVQIPEAEKRMVAYPFEFSGGMRQRAIIAIALSCNPKVLIADEPTTALDVTIQAQILDLMKDLQKEFKTGLLFITHDLGVIASMADRIIVMYGSRQMEIASAEDIFYKPTHPYTHMLLRAIPRLDMKQDRLEAIPGQPPRMIDVPNVCPFAPRCPRRLDKCSKELPELTEIEPGHFVRCFNPVLDRKESEAMRNE
- a CDS encoding ABC transporter ATP-binding protein, with translation MNEVIKNDPIIKVENLKKYFPISKGFLVKKHVGDVKAVDDVSFEVKKKETFALVGESGCGKTTTARTMLRLINPTGGKIKVFGKDISNLSRKELLPFRRKMQIVFQNPIGSLNPRMTIGQILTEPLLFHKIVSDKKEAYDRAVEILRMVGLKPYHMDRYPHQFSGGQKQRIAIARALSVDPEIIFLDEPTSALDVSVQAQIINLFLKFQEELNLTYVFISHDLSLVRFISDKVAVMYLGKIVEMGDVDEVFENPIHPYTKALLSASPIPDPKVEKNRKRIILSGNVPSPIARPSGCFFHPRCPYKTEKCEKEYPNMYKISENHQVSCYLVENEGV
- a CDS encoding ABC transporter substrate-binding protein — its product is MKKLAVFLVVLAVVFSFAAQLPYIGADANGKPGGQFVLGTLSGPKTVNDVTAKETSSTDVIEMFMSYGGTLIERHGVDMKFYPAIAESWEGPRLTADGGMEVIWHIRKGVKFSDGQPLTADDIVFTLNEIYTNPDIPSSMQDVLKSTNGYLPKAEKIDDYTVRMYYPEPFRLAFRYLGGMYIFPKHIAEEYVKNGNFQEFWTVDSINKGEVVGLGPYIPVEYVPDQYIKFVKNPYYWKKDANGNPLPYFDEVIYKIISNQDAMRLAFENGEIDVYGPRGTEFAELKEKEKELNIVVTTAGPAFGTLFITFNWNTPDPIKRKWFRNEYFRKAVAYAIDKESIIDTLYNGLAIPQWSPVSMSSPYYNEDVVTKYEFDLDLARAMLEMGGFTWDENGQLIDENGNPVKFLLTTNAGNRVREGAANIIQDALKKLGMDVTFTPIDFNTLVQKLLNTGDWESIIIGLTGNDEPQGGANVWKVDAGLHFWNYSPDTAEYVDKNDYYLPDWELEIDKIFKENVAILDENIVKDYFARFQQLVSEHLPLIYTVNQLRMYAYRANLRNVKIGPLGGTTWNIYEEWREQ
- a CDS encoding ABC transporter permease, which encodes MLRYIARRLIILIPELFIISLLVFLIMQAAPGDFLDQYRLDPSVSKEFIKSLEEQYGLNKPILTQYFLWLKGLFKGDFGYSFYYRRPVMDLIGERVLATLILSLYSFVISWIVGIILGIVSALKKYSFWDKFLTIIAFTGIAIPGFFLALLLLYMAAKTGWFPVAGMYDVNHGKMTVWEGFKDIFWHMQLPAFTLTFGGFAGLMRYMRGSLLDVLNEDYVEFARAKGMPERVVIFKHAVRNAINPLITMFGFSLSGLLGGAVITETIFSWPGLGRLVYQALQQQDMYVVMASTVISVIMLIIGNLVGDILLAAVDPRIRLE
- a CDS encoding ABC transporter permease, which produces MAKKEEIKKKNNNENIDFEEVYLTRGQLMWRAFKKNKLAMVGLWTLIVLYVMMFAADFLSPYNPFEQSLKHSYAPPTDVSSVYKVGDFEKKVGLYVLPYISYVDKLDYTRKTRELIFPSRITFEYKGELITLVLNNAKYLPRDNFGGKVIKVNDLEFTLKREEYAFVNGEWKKVASSSEKTDYFVRGINDDVLLKGEAFLENNSSTAKSVLFGKYGFKLGVLNEKEIDKVGLKYTINYIKYEDENGKKHILFGKNLKIKDYDYKYYPVKWFVKSWGPKRKDYGRVGYVFWIIPLKYHLYGVDNYDNNEFVRLYIMGSDEFGRDVWSRLIFASRISLSIGFIGLAITLTLSLFFGGIAGYYGGVADELLMRFTEIIMAIPGFYLLILLRSLLPMDIPSSQVYILLVFILSFIGWAGRARIIRGMVLSIKRNEFVEAAYALGYPDSKILWKHVIPNTMTYMIVTSTLAIPGYILGEAGLSFLGLGIREPSASWGLMMARAQDIYVLQNAPWLLIPGIFIFVTVLAFNFVGDGLRDAFDPRALG
- a CDS encoding haloacid dehalogenase, translated to MEILKKVTDIDFNKLLDKGFNFFIFDFDNTINTWKEKEIPNKIIEIFEFLKKKNAKILILSNGKPRPINYDIETIWLAKKPLPFKFKKYIVSNYGKKNNFKFAMIGDQIFTDMLFGLFIKAYLIKVNPIDTNHEFFVTKILRKFEKILLNFSKHML